A region from the Hyalangium gracile genome encodes:
- a CDS encoding type VI secretion protein IcmF/TssM N-terminal domain-containing protein, producing MSSQLFNLARLVLGAAEPAKALDAGAKALDAGAKSVDSGASSFEKIWSAVSPYLFWLLVLVGVALLVFLGWKLFTWWRGRRSPAQTASGPPPMATGRLLQVRHKFLTGLPLAHRAAVVDLPTVVVLGPAGSGKTQLIGLDVDWQRQARQFLPSYTDDPLLQIYLGPDCVVQEVSAPLLEDETLQARGALRKMWRKCFSHKQKGLAVIALDVRWLADTPPDEQRRMAQLLRGKLNIMSEARGAPVETRLCLTHMDGLEGFEDFARMLRQHGVGCSFDIPKHGEESRLASLLDGQEQFLALGLTSLPVDAFERLERFYSQGGRSFAALGRFVSALLESNTLSCKPQLTRVFLSSPTPEARASGTLSVVTEDSSTEALRRLYLRTHLRRAATIAAVCCLPVLAAYGHFYWLLREAQTEVERFELTVAQMREQGIEGSGEAVEAQVNDAANAISQLWRAARWWPPLSSSFPDEMLDLRQRLARGVRESHLRPAIEHCRKNLQDCRPEQMVYLLAALHSSKAEGLGNFVNSSIQPRHSRHWGEGEAAARAEQSAARADQGRTWISALELSESLVSTYVLASDEPWERNPPCRRGAVQVSGTADEDWSCWPYAERLTLESQLKPWFDHLLFLRQTLDSGPKGLADLDLRRAERERLKAQLADLDVFASLPTVLSLIDASKIQMNTRQFQGIEFTVQVLDWLRANRDTLAAILNMEEEAYSGFQAVEKMGPSELLTRDGLWLSGNNKGPYHIELLQQSFEFRPPQLSRELLQALLDSYEKSGRLTAGSQASRAGLLNRTAFESDLKPLVEEFTQRLKNAQLPTEEAARREEYVQKRVNSFSRGYRESLFQRIRDYHFLASRSLLLDELARITQPSSPQVDMLRDVAYRANLEPLEGPYYEPLRNAVAPFLPIVKIMTADKNGFYSALAPYHALVAQMHDELDAASKSGDKGAKAKAAEAPDKDKAAAAAPAEGGEPQAEGGPADLTDMITPLEKVALSMMLEEENSYLRKAQEWLDQQGITGELRQPFLEPFLQVQALGKQELEKTLAKQWAETSARMLGPMLERYPFNPDSQEDVDPGELEVLRRKDGAFWNFVNQVFSRICVERGTDWALRGPLRDKLTLPDQMLVTLSRLGRLAKLLWDDDGKARPLMLKVQPQPLPAPPMPGVFVTMSSLKCGKTTAYGFNQSPTWQEFPVSWWDQQVSSIVLELRSPARDAPQYLSLPWNRSAWSCFRLFEEATVTADQRRQWSLALQGNNVNKRGLEISFGLKGDPWVPFREVPR from the coding sequence GTGAGTTCACAGCTGTTCAACCTGGCAAGGCTGGTGCTCGGCGCGGCGGAGCCAGCCAAGGCGCTCGACGCGGGGGCCAAGGCGCTCGACGCGGGGGCCAAGTCCGTCGACTCCGGCGCCAGCTCGTTCGAGAAGATCTGGAGCGCGGTGAGCCCGTACCTCTTCTGGTTGCTGGTGCTCGTCGGCGTCGCGCTGCTCGTGTTCCTCGGGTGGAAGCTCTTCACCTGGTGGCGCGGCCGCCGCTCTCCGGCGCAGACGGCCAGCGGTCCTCCGCCCATGGCCACCGGGCGGCTGCTGCAGGTGCGCCACAAGTTCCTCACCGGCCTGCCCCTGGCGCACCGCGCCGCCGTGGTGGATCTGCCCACCGTGGTGGTGCTCGGGCCCGCGGGCAGCGGCAAGACGCAGCTCATCGGCCTGGACGTGGACTGGCAGCGCCAGGCCCGCCAGTTCCTCCCCAGCTACACCGACGATCCGCTGCTGCAGATCTACCTGGGCCCGGACTGCGTGGTGCAGGAGGTGTCCGCTCCGCTGCTGGAGGATGAGACGCTCCAGGCGCGCGGCGCCCTGCGCAAGATGTGGCGCAAGTGCTTCAGCCACAAGCAGAAGGGCCTGGCCGTCATCGCCCTGGACGTGCGCTGGCTGGCGGACACTCCGCCGGACGAGCAGCGGCGCATGGCGCAGCTGCTGCGCGGCAAGCTCAACATCATGTCCGAGGCTCGCGGAGCCCCGGTGGAGACCCGCCTGTGCCTGACGCACATGGACGGGCTGGAGGGCTTCGAGGACTTCGCGCGGATGCTGCGGCAGCACGGCGTGGGGTGCTCCTTCGACATCCCGAAGCATGGCGAGGAGAGCCGCCTGGCCTCGCTGCTGGACGGGCAGGAGCAGTTCCTGGCGCTGGGGCTCACCTCGCTGCCGGTGGACGCCTTCGAGCGCCTGGAGCGCTTCTATTCGCAGGGCGGGCGCTCGTTCGCCGCGCTCGGCCGGTTCGTCTCCGCGCTGCTGGAGAGCAACACGCTCTCCTGCAAGCCGCAGCTGACGCGCGTGTTCCTCTCCAGCCCCACGCCCGAGGCGCGCGCCAGCGGCACGCTCTCCGTGGTGACGGAGGACAGCAGCACCGAGGCGCTGCGCCGCCTCTACCTGCGCACCCACCTGCGGCGCGCCGCGACGATCGCCGCGGTGTGCTGCCTGCCCGTGCTGGCCGCGTATGGCCACTTCTACTGGCTGCTGCGCGAGGCGCAGACGGAGGTGGAGCGCTTCGAGCTCACCGTGGCGCAGATGCGCGAGCAGGGCATCGAGGGCAGCGGCGAGGCCGTCGAGGCCCAGGTGAACGACGCGGCCAACGCGATCAGCCAGCTGTGGCGGGCCGCGCGCTGGTGGCCGCCGCTGAGCTCCAGCTTCCCGGACGAGATGTTGGATCTGCGCCAGCGGCTGGCCCGGGGCGTGCGCGAGAGCCACCTGCGGCCCGCCATCGAGCACTGCCGCAAGAACCTCCAGGACTGCCGCCCCGAGCAGATGGTCTACCTGCTGGCCGCGCTCCACTCCTCCAAGGCGGAGGGGCTCGGCAACTTCGTGAACTCCAGCATCCAGCCTCGCCACTCGAGGCACTGGGGCGAGGGCGAGGCCGCCGCTCGCGCCGAGCAGTCCGCCGCCCGCGCCGACCAGGGCCGCACGTGGATCTCCGCGCTCGAGCTGAGCGAGTCGCTGGTGTCCACCTACGTGCTCGCCAGCGACGAGCCCTGGGAGCGCAACCCGCCGTGCCGCCGCGGCGCCGTGCAGGTGTCAGGCACCGCCGATGAGGACTGGTCCTGCTGGCCCTATGCGGAGCGGCTGACGCTCGAGAGTCAGCTCAAGCCCTGGTTCGATCACCTCCTGTTCCTCCGGCAGACGCTGGACTCGGGCCCCAAGGGGCTGGCCGATTTGGATCTGCGGCGGGCCGAGCGCGAGCGGCTGAAGGCGCAGCTGGCCGACCTGGACGTCTTCGCCTCGCTGCCCACGGTGCTCAGCCTGATCGACGCCTCCAAGATCCAGATGAACACGCGCCAGTTCCAGGGCATCGAGTTCACCGTCCAGGTGCTCGACTGGCTGAGGGCGAACCGGGACACGCTGGCGGCCATCCTGAACATGGAGGAGGAGGCCTACTCCGGCTTCCAGGCGGTGGAGAAGATGGGCCCCTCGGAGCTGCTCACCCGGGATGGCCTCTGGCTGTCGGGCAACAACAAGGGCCCGTACCACATCGAGCTCTTGCAGCAGTCCTTCGAGTTCCGCCCGCCGCAGCTGTCGCGCGAGCTGCTGCAGGCCCTGCTCGACTCGTATGAGAAGAGCGGCCGGCTGACGGCGGGCTCGCAGGCCAGCCGCGCAGGGCTGTTGAACCGGACGGCCTTCGAGTCGGACCTCAAGCCCCTGGTGGAGGAGTTCACCCAGCGGCTGAAGAATGCCCAGCTGCCCACGGAGGAGGCCGCCCGGCGCGAGGAGTACGTGCAGAAGCGGGTGAACTCCTTCTCCCGCGGCTACCGCGAGAGCCTCTTCCAGCGCATCCGCGACTATCACTTCCTGGCCTCGCGCAGCCTGCTGCTCGACGAGCTGGCCCGCATCACCCAGCCGTCCTCGCCGCAGGTGGACATGCTGCGGGACGTGGCCTACCGCGCCAACCTCGAGCCGCTGGAGGGGCCGTACTACGAGCCGCTGCGCAACGCCGTGGCGCCCTTCCTGCCCATCGTGAAGATCATGACGGCGGACAAGAACGGCTTCTATTCCGCGCTCGCCCCGTACCACGCGCTGGTGGCGCAGATGCACGACGAGCTGGATGCCGCCTCGAAGTCCGGTGACAAGGGCGCCAAGGCCAAGGCGGCGGAGGCTCCCGACAAGGACAAGGCGGCCGCCGCGGCCCCGGCAGAGGGTGGGGAGCCGCAGGCGGAGGGAGGCCCTGCGGACCTCACGGACATGATCACGCCGCTGGAGAAGGTGGCCCTGTCCATGATGCTGGAGGAGGAGAACTCCTATCTGCGCAAGGCGCAGGAGTGGCTGGATCAGCAGGGCATCACCGGAGAGCTGCGGCAGCCCTTCCTGGAGCCCTTCCTCCAGGTGCAGGCGCTGGGCAAGCAGGAGCTGGAGAAGACGCTGGCCAAGCAGTGGGCGGAGACGTCCGCGCGCATGCTGGGGCCCATGCTGGAGCGCTACCCCTTCAACCCCGACTCGCAGGAGGACGTGGATCCGGGCGAGCTGGAGGTGCTGCGCCGCAAGGACGGGGCCTTCTGGAACTTCGTGAACCAGGTGTTCTCGCGGATCTGCGTGGAGCGCGGCACGGACTGGGCGCTGCGCGGACCGCTGCGCGACAAGCTGACGCTGCCCGACCAGATGCTCGTCACCCTGAGCCGGCTGGGGCGCCTGGCGAAGCTGCTGTGGGACGATGATGGCAAGGCACGGCCGCTGATGCTCAAGGTGCAGCCGCAGCCGCTGCCCGCGCCGCCCATGCCGGGCGTGTTCGTCACCATGTCCTCGCTCAAGTGCGGGAAGACGACGGCCTACGGCTTCAACCAGAGCCCCACCTGGCAGGAGTTCCCGGTGAGCTGGTGGGATCAGCAGGTGTCCTCCATCGTGCTGGAGCTGCGCTCGCCCGCGCGGGATGCGCCCCAGTACCTGTCGCTGCCGTGGAACCGCTCCGCGTGGAGCTGCTTCCGGCTCTTCGAGGAGGCCACCGTCACCGCGGATCAGCGCCGGCAGTGGAGCCTGGCGCTGCAAGGCAACAACGTGAACAAGCGCGGGCTGGAGATCAGCTTCGGGCTCAAGGGAGACCCCTGGGTGCCCTTCCGGGAGGTGCCGCGATGA
- a CDS encoding apolipoprotein A-IV repeat region-like domain-containing protein has product MKALWSRFDKAAAEVLVLRQKLDASAGRIRGTVGAIEPAVSSRCKAIEDATRNKEQAFGKQLESVTAEVGQRCEALAADVIAAIKKRKDQLKQEFEAAEKQLEAELQRIHTQVEQQLSSVEARFLAREKQLEEELKRLNMEAGRIIANEVKPAQQKLQDEIQRVRAQLQEELQKIKDGEKKLQDELKQTHAKVKEHIQKLEAELDEKEKQVQQEIQKLRTQAEETVHQGTTQLSAATEAVLAPVAQTRETLGEEARKLTQALEAVLAPPSTALERVHGEIQSTSESSKAEVRRLVGQLRAGLNPVRTQVKTATETASQTLQTLETTVGGTIETGREQVNRMLDTLEQTLASQVQSLASTIKVVEDLIDQVQQQVEALITQGSEAIDTLMRTAVTTFENIRAPVQTTVDSAFAVLDGLMDTLAQLEKQLQQLFALLPEKLEQLQTLFKTLVGTLESLLSRAVQMLDAIPSADLPKPLVDPAMSAITQAVTQISTQLDTIVGQVGQQITTLSDQLISQVEQVQAQAVQQVQTIQQQLVQQIQTLQQTVQSTIDQAVAQVEQLIAQVTAQVANARDQVVKQIEAMVDQVAQRVDALKEQVKTQLEAFQEALGQGVQAAANQVKAVGDSIEQQVSNAREQVKSGMQTVSSSVDQALEEARKARDRIEAEAVLRVDQALAAFSKQAEGLMDAAAKQIDGVATRVDTTREQLLAPLDRVEASIQQASFFSQVVEQVRAQVMRLLDGMDAQVRRLAA; this is encoded by the coding sequence GTGAAGGCGCTCTGGTCCAGATTCGACAAGGCCGCGGCGGAGGTGCTCGTCCTGCGCCAGAAGCTCGATGCTTCCGCGGGCCGCATCCGCGGAACCGTGGGCGCCATCGAGCCCGCCGTCTCCTCTCGCTGCAAGGCCATCGAGGACGCGACGCGGAACAAGGAGCAGGCCTTCGGCAAGCAGCTCGAGTCGGTGACGGCCGAGGTGGGCCAGCGCTGTGAGGCGCTCGCCGCCGACGTCATCGCCGCCATCAAGAAGCGCAAGGACCAGCTCAAGCAGGAGTTCGAGGCCGCCGAGAAGCAGCTCGAGGCGGAGCTCCAGCGGATCCACACCCAGGTGGAGCAGCAGCTCAGCTCGGTGGAGGCTCGATTCCTGGCCCGCGAGAAGCAGCTCGAGGAGGAGCTGAAGCGGCTCAACATGGAGGCGGGCCGGATCATCGCCAACGAGGTCAAACCCGCCCAGCAGAAGCTCCAGGACGAGATCCAGCGCGTCCGCGCCCAGCTCCAGGAGGAGCTCCAGAAGATCAAGGACGGGGAGAAGAAGCTCCAGGACGAGCTCAAGCAGACCCACGCCAAGGTCAAGGAGCACATCCAGAAGCTGGAGGCCGAGCTCGACGAGAAGGAGAAGCAGGTCCAGCAGGAGATCCAGAAGCTCCGCACCCAGGCCGAGGAGACCGTGCACCAGGGCACCACCCAGCTCTCGGCCGCGACGGAGGCCGTGCTCGCCCCGGTGGCGCAGACCCGCGAGACACTCGGCGAGGAGGCCAGGAAGCTGACCCAGGCGCTCGAGGCCGTGCTCGCCCCACCCTCCACCGCCCTGGAGCGAGTGCACGGAGAGATCCAGTCCACCAGCGAGTCCTCGAAGGCCGAGGTGCGCCGGCTGGTCGGCCAGCTCCGCGCGGGGCTGAACCCCGTCCGCACCCAGGTGAAGACGGCCACCGAGACGGCCTCGCAGACGCTCCAGACGCTGGAGACCACCGTCGGCGGGACGATCGAGACCGGGCGCGAGCAGGTCAACCGCATGCTCGACACGCTCGAGCAGACGCTGGCCTCGCAGGTCCAGTCCCTGGCCAGCACGATCAAGGTCGTGGAGGACCTGATCGATCAGGTCCAGCAGCAGGTCGAGGCCCTCATCACCCAGGGCAGCGAGGCCATCGACACCCTGATGAGGACGGCGGTCACCACCTTCGAGAACATCCGGGCGCCCGTGCAGACCACCGTCGACTCCGCCTTCGCGGTGCTCGACGGGCTGATGGACACCCTCGCCCAGCTCGAGAAGCAGCTCCAGCAGCTCTTCGCCCTGCTGCCCGAGAAGCTGGAGCAGCTCCAGACGCTCTTCAAGACGCTGGTCGGCACGCTGGAGTCCCTGCTGTCGCGCGCCGTGCAGATGCTGGACGCCATCCCCTCCGCGGACCTGCCCAAGCCGCTGGTGGACCCGGCCATGAGCGCCATCACCCAGGCGGTGACGCAGATCTCCACCCAGCTCGACACCATCGTCGGCCAGGTGGGCCAGCAGATCACCACCCTCTCGGATCAGCTCATCTCCCAGGTGGAGCAGGTCCAGGCCCAGGCCGTCCAGCAGGTGCAGACGATCCAGCAGCAGCTCGTGCAGCAGATCCAGACGCTGCAGCAGACCGTGCAGAGCACCATCGATCAGGCCGTCGCGCAGGTGGAGCAGCTCATCGCCCAGGTGACGGCGCAGGTGGCCAACGCCCGCGATCAGGTGGTGAAGCAGATCGAGGCCATGGTGGACCAGGTGGCCCAGCGCGTGGACGCGCTCAAGGAGCAGGTGAAGACGCAGCTCGAGGCGTTCCAGGAGGCGCTCGGCCAGGGCGTCCAGGCCGCCGCCAATCAGGTGAAGGCGGTGGGCGACTCCATCGAGCAGCAGGTGTCCAACGCCCGCGAGCAGGTGAAGTCAGGGATGCAGACCGTCAGCAGTTCGGTGGACCAGGCGCTCGAGGAGGCCCGCAAGGCCCGCGATCGCATCGAGGCCGAGGCCGTCCTCCGCGTGGATCAGGCGCTCGCCGCCTTCTCCAAGCAGGCCGAGGGGCTGATGGACGCCGCCGCGAAGCAGATCGACGGCGTGGCCACCCGGGTGGACACCACGCGGGAGCAACTGCTCGCGCCGCTGGACCGGGTGGAGGCCTCGATCCAGCAGGCCAGCTTCTTCTCCCAGGTCGTCGAGCAGGTGCGCGCCCAGGTGATGCGGCTGCTCGACGGGATGGACGCCCAGGTGCGCCGGCTGGCCGCCTGA